In Actinomadura luteofluorescens, the sequence CGATCCCATCCACCGGCGCTCGCTTCGCCCGGGCGGTCTCGTGCGCGATCCCGAATGGTGGGGCAAGGCGATCTTGCGGCCGGTCGACCGGGACTCGCCCGGCTACACCGCGCCGCGCATCGTCGTCCATCCCGCCGGCTACGTGGTCTACCGGGTCCGCGAGGGGACGGTCAGGGTGGTCGACCTCGTCGCCGACACCCCGCAGGCGGAGGCCGCGCTCTGGAAGTTCCTGGCGTCGATCGACCTGACGTCCCGCATCGAGGCGCTGGGCCGTCCGGTGGACGACCTGCTGCCGCACCTGGTCGCCGACCCCGACCGGGTCACCGTCAAGAGGGAGTTCGGCGCCCTCTGGCTGCGGTTGATCGACGTGCCTGCCTCTCTTCGCGCCCGCTCCTGGGCCACCGAGGACGCCTTCGTCCTGGAGATCGAGGACCCGCGCGTCCAGGCGAACGCCGGCCGCTGGCGCCTCACGACTGGCGCGGCGCCCGGTTGCGAACGCTCCGACGAGGCCCCGGATCTCAGTTTCAGCGCGGCCGACCTCGCGGCCGTGTACCTGGGCGGGCAGAGTCCGGTCACGCTGGTGCGGATCGGCGCCGTCGCCGAGCACACGCCCGGCGCGGCCGCGCGTCTGGAGGCCGCGTTGGCCGTCCCTCTGGCCCCCTACATCAACGACGACTTCTGAGTCAGCGCCAGAAGAAGACCTTCGCGCTGGCCTTGGCGATCGTCGCGGCGGCGGCGCCCTGGTGGAGGAGCTGGAAGCGCACGCGCTTGCCCGCCTCGACGGTGTCGGCGGCGAGGCCGTAGACGAGGTTGGTGGTGTCGCCGACGGAGATGAAGTCCTGGACGGGGCCGATCTGGTAGTCGGAGGCGTCGCCGTCCGCCACCTCGACCACCCGGGCCTGGATGAGCGTGCCCGCGGGGACGCCGCTCAGCGCCGCGCTCACCGACAGGCTGTAGCGGGCCGATCCGGTCAGCAGGCTGGGGCCGCCCGGGTCGTTGTGCTGGTGCTCCTTGTCGGAGTACTCCTTGCTCCAGGTGACCTCGGTCCACTTGCCGGGAGGAAGCTCCTGGTGGTCGCCACCGGTGCCGACGGACACGTAGTCGGGCATGTCGTCCTCTCCCTGGGGCGAGACGCCGACGCGCCACTGCCCGTAGTCGCTCTTGACGCCGCGGTCGTAGTCGACGCCGACGCCGTTGATCGTGTGGTCGTTGGAGTACTGCTGGAGCTGGGCGCGGGCGTCCCACCTGCCGCCCGACCAGGCGTACGTCTGCCAGCCGAAAGTGATCTTCTTGGCGTCGAAGGCGCGCTTGACCGGGCCGTGGCCGCCGTAGAGGCCGACCCGGTCGCGGCCGAGGACGCTCGCCGCGCCGTCCAGGTAGGCGTTGATCTCGTCCTGCTGCCCGGAGGTGGCGTCCCAGTCGGCGGCGAAGTAGATGGGCCGGTCGTCCGGCATGCCGCACGCCTTGGCCTGGGCGGCGGCGGCGCGGGCGTCGGCCGCGCCGGCGGACCGCCCGTCGAGGGGACGCCTGGCGGTCGACTCCCACACGACGACCAGCCAGATCCCCGCGCCGGACAGCTCGTCGGCCTCCTCGCGGGTCAGGTTCTTGCCGGTCGTGTCGTGCGACAGGTAGCGGCAGGCGAACTTCGCCCCGGCGCGTTCCAGCGCGGGCGCGCCGGGGCGGCCCCACGCGTAGTCGACGCCGAAGACAGCCATGTCAGCTCCATGTGTCGGGGATTGGTGGGGTCTAGGCGATTTAACAGGCTTGTGCTTTGGGGCGCAGGAGAACGCGGAGGTTGACTGTCCGTAAGGGGGTGGACGGTCAAGAGTCGCCGTGCGTGACGACACGCCGACGCGGCGTTGGCGGGCGCGCCTCCGGATCACTAGAACGGACGGTGACCGCTAGAAAACCGCAGGCCACGGGGGGTTCGTAGTGATCCGGACGTTGAGGGTGCAGGGCACGGTGCTGGCGATGGCCGCGCCGCTGCTGGGGGGCGTGCTCGTGCCGGCGGCGGCGCAGGCCGACGGACCCGGGCCGCGGACGAAACCCAAGCCGCACGGGAAGCACGCCGCGGTAGTGGCGCTACGCCTGAGTGGTCCCGTGAGCGCCGTGGTGCCGGGACGCACCTACGAGTGGACGTTCACGATGACCGCCAGGGGGCCGGGAAAGTCCGGCCAGGCGAGGTTCAGGATGAGATTGCCGAAGTCGCTGTCGTTCGTCTCGGGGAACAGGGACTGCGCGGCCGCGGGGTGGACGGTCGAGTGCGACCTCGGCGCCGTGCGCAGGGGCCGGACCGTGACCGGCGCGATCAAGGCCAAGGTGTCCGGTGACGCCCGGCCCGGCCAGAGGATCGGCCTGCGCGGGACGGTGACCTGGGGCCGGGCACACGCGGCCCGTGCGTTCCCGGCCGTCCGCGTGGGCGAGCCCGTCCACTTCGGCCACTCCAAGGCGGCACCGAAGAAGCCGCAGGGGGAAAAGACGAAGGCCAAGAAGCCAGCCGCGAAGAAGCCAGCCGCGAAGAAGCCGCATGCCAAGAAGCCGCGCGCCAAGAAGTCCGCCGCGAAGACGCCGGCGGCGGTGCGGAGGATCGCCCGTACAGGATGACGCCGGACGGGGCGCCGACCCGCCGCGCGACCGCCGCCCGGTTCGTACGAGGATGGGGACATGCGACTTCGAATCTTCACCGAGCCCCAGCAGGGGGCGACGTATGAGACACAGCTCGCCGTCGCCAAGGCGGCCGAGGACCTCGGTTTCGACGCGTTCTTCCGTTCCGACCACTTCGTCAAGATGGGGGACGTCGCGGGCGAGCCGGGCCCGACGGACTCGTGGATCACCCTGGGCGCGCTGGCCCGGGAGACCAGCCGGATCAGGCTCGGCACGCTGGTGACGGCCGGGACGTTCCGCTACCCGGGACCGCTGGCGATCTCCGTCGCGCAGGTGGACCAGATGAGCGGCGGGCGCGTCGACCTGGGACTCGGGACGGGGTGGTTCGAGGAGGAGCACACCGCGTACGGCATCCCGTTCCCGAGCCTGGGCGAGCGGTTCGAGCGGCTCGAGGAGCAGTTGCAGATCCTCACCGGGCTGTGGGGGACGCCGTCCGGCGAGACCTTCTCCTTCAGCGGGCGGCACTACAGCCTGAACGGGTCGCCCGCGCTGCCCAAGCCCGTGCGGCCGGGCGGGCCGCCGATCATCATCGGCGGGGCCGGGGCGAAGCGGACGCCGCGGCTCGCCGCCCGCTACGCCGACGAGTACAACGTCCCGTTCCACCAGGTCGAGGACACCGGCGACGCGTTCGAGCGGGTCCGCGCGGCGTGCGCCGAGGCGGGCCGGACGAGGCCGATGGTGTACTCGGCCGCGCAGGTCGTGTGCTGCGGCCGGGACGAGGCGGAGCTGGGGCGGCGCGCCGACGCGATCGGGCGGAAGGTGCCGGAGCTGCGCGAGAACGGGCTCGCCGGGACCCCGCAGGAGCTGGTCGACAAGATCGGCCGGTTCGGCGAGCTGGGCGCGGAGTGCCTCTACCTGCAGGTCCTCGACATGAGCGACCTGGAGCACGTGGAGTTGCTGGCCTCCGAGGTGATGAGCAAGCTCTGACGGCGAGGCGGGCCCGCGCCCGGGGGAGTCCCCGGGCGCGGGCCTCGCACATCCCGTCAGGCGGTCTGCTCCTCCGGGCGCGCGTGCATCGGCAGCAGGAACGTCACCAGGAAGGACAGGCCGAGGAGCCCGACCTCGACCCACAGCGTGATCTTCATGGCGTCGCCGAACCCGACCTTGGCCGCGTGCTCGCCGGCCCCGGCGACCGCCTTCTGGACGGCGGGCGCCGACTGCGGCGCGGCGGCGACGGCGGCGACGGTGGCCTTCTCGAGCCGGCGGCAGGACGCGGGCACGGCGGCGGCGTCCTTGGCGGTGGCGCGGTCGCGGCCGCAGTCGCGCAGGCCGTCCACGAGGCCGTCCCGCTGCGCGGCCGGGACGGACGCGGCGGCGAGGTCGCGGCGCAGGGCGGCGGCGCCGTCGTCGGCGGCGGACGCGACGTGCCCGCCGAGCACCCCGAAGAAGACCGTGCCGAGGACGGCCGCGCCGAGCGCGCTGCCGAGCTGCTGGACGGCGGTGAGCGTGCCGCCCGCCGAGCCGGTCTCCTCGGGCTCGACGCCCGCCAGCACGGTGTCGAAGAACGGCCCCATCAGCAGGCCCATGCCGATCCCGGTGACGGTCAGCGCGGGGACGAGCTGCCAGGGGGTGACGTCGATCCCGGCGTACCGGAGGGTGAAGTACAGCCCGGCGATCCCGGCGGCCATGATGACGGCGCCCGCGTGGATCACCCTGCGGCCGAAGCGCTGCACGGCCTGCATGACGCCGAACCCGATGACGATGCCGACCGACCACGGGATCTGCGCGAGGCCCGCCTTGAGCGGGGAGTAGCCGAGCCCGAGCTGGAAGAACAGCGCCAGCACGAGGCCGAGGCCGGCGACGCCGGAGAAGAACACCAGGCCGACGACGAGGCCGCCGGTGAAGCCGCGCTTGCGGAACAGGCTCGGCACGATCAGCGGGTCGCCGCCGGAGCGCTGCTTGCGGACCTCGTACCAGGCGAACGCGCCCCACACGACGAGGGAGGCGGCCATCATGGCGAACGTCCAGGCGGGCCAGTCGTGCTCGCGGCCCTGCACGAGGGGGTAGACCAGCAGGCCGGCGCCGAGGGAGGCGAGGGCCGCGCCGGTGAGGTCGAGGCGGGAGGCGTGCTCGGCGCGCCCTTCGGGCAGGAACTTCAGCCCGGCCAGCACGGCGGCGGCGCCCAGCGGCAGGTTGATCAGGAAGATCATGCGCCAGCCGGTGCCGAACAGGTCGGCGTCGATCAGCCAGCCTGCCAGCACCGGGCCGCCGACCGAGGACAGCCCCATGACCGGCCCGAACATGGCGAACGCCGCGCCCATCTCCTTCGCCGAGAACATCTGCTTGATCATCCCGATGCCCTGCGGCAGCATCAGCGCGCCGAACAGGCCCTGCATGGCGCGGGAGCCGACCAGCATCCCGGGGGAGCCGGCGATGCCGCACAGCAGCGAGCCGACCGTGAAGCCGGCCGCGCCGATGAGGAACATCCGCTTGCGTCCGTAGAGGTCGCCGAGGCGCCCGCCGGTGATGAGCCCGACGGCCATGGCGAGGGTGTAGGCGGCGGCGAGCCACTGGATGGTGGCCGCGGACCCGCCGAGCTCGGCGCGGATCGTGGGGGCCGCGATGGCCGTGATCAGGGCGTCCAGCATGTCCATGACCTCGCCGGCGAGGATCACGGACAGGGCGACCCAGCGCCAGCGGAAGCCGCCGTCCGCGGTGCCCCGGGCAGGGGAGGTCAGTGTGTCGGTCATGGTCACTCCGGGGGGAACGGTGTTCGTTGGTTACGAACAATGTTCTATGGGCGAACGCTGTTCGTGTCAAGTACGATGTTCGTGTTCGAGGAATCCTCTCTGTAATAGAGAAGATATATCGCGATTCGCGATAGTCAAGATGTATCGCGAGATTGGGAGGTCCTGCCGTGGCTGAAGCCGGCCGAGCCGCACGCCCGGACATGCCGACGCCGCCCGGCCGCAGGCCGCGCAAGGCCCCCTCCGCCCGGCAGCCGCTCACGCAGGAGCTCGTCGTCGACACGGCGATCCGCGTCCTGGACGCCGAGGGGCTGGAGGCCGTGACCATGCGCCGCGTCGCCCAGGAGCTCGGCACCGGGCCGGCGTCCCTCTACGCGCACGTCTCGAACAAGGAGGAGCTGCGCGAGCTGATGCTCGACCGGGTGGCCGCCGAGGTCCGGCTTCCCGTCCCCGACCCGGCGCACTGGCAGGAGCAGCTGAAGGAACTGGCCCGCGAGATCCGCCGCGTCTACACCTCGCACCGCGACATCGCGGTGGTGTCGATGTCGCTCATCCCCACCGGGCCCCATCTACTGGACGTCGCCGAGGCGCAGCTCGCCCTCATGGAGGCCGGCGGCGTGCCGAAGCGGATCGCCGGGCTCGCCGTCAGCACCCTCGGCATGTTCCTCGACGCCGACGCCATCGAGGACACGATGCACCACGCCAAGACGCCCCCGGGGGCGGGCGACCCGTGGACGTACTTCCAGACGTACCTCGACCAGATCCGTGAGTACTTCGCCGCCCTGCCGAAGGACCGCTACCCGACGATCTCCGGCATGGTGGACGAGCTCACGGGGGAGGACGGCGACGGGCGCTTCGAGTTCGGCCTCGACATGCTCATCCGGGGGATCGCCTCCTACGTCGAGGAGCCGTCCAGCCCCCGGAAGGACGGTTAGGCGAAGACGCGCTCGAACGCCGCGTGCCTGGGTGCGCCCGCGGCGGTGTCCCAGACGGCGAAGACCACGTGCTCGAACCGGTCGGCGAACTCTCCGCCCGGACGCAGCGCCTCGGCGAACACCTCGGCGACCTCGGCCGGGTCGTTGCGGAACACGCCGCAGCCCCAGGCGCCGAGAACGATCCGTCCGTGCCCGTTGGCCAGCGCCACGGCGAGGACCTTGCGGGCGCGCAGCCGCAGCGCCGCGGGGATCTGCTCGGTCTTGGCGGCGTCACGGATCGCGCCGCGGTTCGGCGCGGGCGACGTCAGGAACGCGACGCCGTAGGGCTCCTCAAGCAGACGCCCGGAGTCCTCCCGGAACACCGGGACGTCCGGCGAGTAGATCATGTGGTCGCTGTAGAGGAGATCTCCCTGCGCGCGGTGGAAGTCGTAGTACTCCCTGGCCGAGCACAGCGACTCGTACAGGCCCGACGAGCGCGCCAGCCCCTCCTCCTGGGCGTGGGCTCCGTTCAGGAAGCCGCCGCCCGGGTTCTTCGCGGACGCGAAGTTGAGCGCGAACGGCGTCGTCCCGGGGGCGCGCAGCCGGCGCGCGGCGGCGAGCGTGGTCTCTCCGGTGACCTCGATCCGCGTCCGCGTGCCGGGGTCGGCCGGAGGGAGCCTCTTCAGCAGCGCGTCCAGCTCCTCCGGCCGGTAGAGGACGGTGCGCCGGACGGCGTCGGCGAGGTCGTCGGCGATCGAGACGGCGCGGCCGGACGGCGCCGTGTAGTCGCCGCGTTCGAGGATGGCCACGGTCTCCTGCGCGGTCATCCGGCGGGGGTGTCTGCTCATGTCCCCCCGGATTCTGCTGGTCGCCCGAACCCGGGCGCAAACCGTTTAAGACCGGCGTTTCGGAAAAAGGGATGGGGGCGTCCGGCGCGTTCGGCCACACTTGGGGCGTGCTTCTGACGATCACCACGACGATGAGCCAGGCGACCGGCCTGGGGTTCCTCCTGCACAAGCATCCGGACCGGGTGCAGCGCTTCGAGCAGTCCTACGGCACGGCGCACGTCTTCTACCCGGACGCGGAGGAGCAGCGCTGCACTGCCGCCTTGCTGCTGGACGTCGACCCGGTCCAGCTCGTGCGCACGCGCGGCAGAGGCACGCCCGACTTCTCACTCGGCCAGTACGTGAACGACCGTCCGTACGCGGCGTCCTCGCTCCTGGCGTCGGCCATGGCGAACGTGTTCCGCACCGCCATGCGGGGCCGCTGCGACCTGCGTCCCGAACTGGCGGAGACGCCCATCCCGCTGGAGGTCGTCCTTCCCGCCCTCCCGTGCAGGGGCGGGCCCGGCCAGGCCGAGCGGTTCTTCGCCCCGCTCGGCTGGGAGGTGTCGGCCGCGCCCGTGCCGCTCGACCCGGAGTTCCCCGAATGGGGCGACTCCCGGTACGTGACGCTCACCCTGACCGGGACCCTGCGGCTCGCCGACGCCCTCAACCAGCTGTACGTGCTGCTGCCCGTCATGGACGACGCCAAGCACTACTGGATGGCGCCCGACGAGGTCGACAAGCTCATCCGGGCGGGGGAGGGCTGGCTGGCCGCGCATCCCGACCGCGGTGCCATCACGCGCCGGTACCTGGCCAACCGGCGCAGCCTCGTGCAGTCCGCGCTGGGCCGACTCGCCGACGCCGAGGAGGCGCCCGACGAGGAACTCGACCCCGTGGAGGTCGAGGAGGAGGGGCCCGCCGCCGAGGAGGGCCAGGAAGAGGCGGCGCCGGAGGAGGCGTCCGTCTCGCTCGCGGAACTGCGTCTGCGGTCGGTGGTGCGGGCGCTTCACGACGAGGACGCCCGCCGCGTCATCGACCTCGGCTGCGGTTCGGGGAAGCTGCTGGCGCGGCTGGCCGGGGACGAGTTCTTCACCGAGATCTCCGGGTCGGACGTCTCGTACCGGGCGCTCGGCCACGCCTCGCGGCGCCTGCGACTGGA encodes:
- a CDS encoding TetR/AcrR family transcriptional regulator C-terminal domain-containing protein gives rise to the protein MAEAGRAARPDMPTPPGRRPRKAPSARQPLTQELVVDTAIRVLDAEGLEAVTMRRVAQELGTGPASLYAHVSNKEELRELMLDRVAAEVRLPVPDPAHWQEQLKELAREIRRVYTSHRDIAVVSMSLIPTGPHLLDVAEAQLALMEAGGVPKRIAGLAVSTLGMFLDADAIEDTMHHAKTPPGAGDPWTYFQTYLDQIREYFAALPKDRYPTISGMVDELTGEDGDGRFEFGLDMLIRGIASYVEEPSSPRKDG
- a CDS encoding MFS transporter, whose product is MTDTLTSPARGTADGGFRWRWVALSVILAGEVMDMLDALITAIAAPTIRAELGGSAATIQWLAAAYTLAMAVGLITGGRLGDLYGRKRMFLIGAAGFTVGSLLCGIAGSPGMLVGSRAMQGLFGALMLPQGIGMIKQMFSAKEMGAAFAMFGPVMGLSSVGGPVLAGWLIDADLFGTGWRMIFLINLPLGAAAVLAGLKFLPEGRAEHASRLDLTGAALASLGAGLLVYPLVQGREHDWPAWTFAMMAASLVVWGAFAWYEVRKQRSGGDPLIVPSLFRKRGFTGGLVVGLVFFSGVAGLGLVLALFFQLGLGYSPLKAGLAQIPWSVGIVIGFGVMQAVQRFGRRVIHAGAVIMAAGIAGLYFTLRYAGIDVTPWQLVPALTVTGIGMGLLMGPFFDTVLAGVEPEETGSAGGTLTAVQQLGSALGAAVLGTVFFGVLGGHVASAADDGAAALRRDLAAASVPAAQRDGLVDGLRDCGRDRATAKDAAAVPASCRRLEKATVAAVAAAPQSAPAVQKAVAGAGEHAAKVGFGDAMKITLWVEVGLLGLSFLVTFLLPMHARPEEQTA
- a CDS encoding LLM class F420-dependent oxidoreductase, producing the protein MRLRIFTEPQQGATYETQLAVAKAAEDLGFDAFFRSDHFVKMGDVAGEPGPTDSWITLGALARETSRIRLGTLVTAGTFRYPGPLAISVAQVDQMSGGRVDLGLGTGWFEEEHTAYGIPFPSLGERFERLEEQLQILTGLWGTPSGETFSFSGRHYSLNGSPALPKPVRPGGPPIIIGGAGAKRTPRLAARYADEYNVPFHQVEDTGDAFERVRAACAEAGRTRPMVYSAAQVVCCGRDEAELGRRADAIGRKVPELRENGLAGTPQELVDKIGRFGELGAECLYLQVLDMSDLEHVELLASEVMSKL
- a CDS encoding 3' terminal RNA ribose 2'-O-methyltransferase Hen1; this encodes MLLTITTTMSQATGLGFLLHKHPDRVQRFEQSYGTAHVFYPDAEEQRCTAALLLDVDPVQLVRTRGRGTPDFSLGQYVNDRPYAASSLLASAMANVFRTAMRGRCDLRPELAETPIPLEVVLPALPCRGGPGQAERFFAPLGWEVSAAPVPLDPEFPEWGDSRYVTLTLTGTLRLADALNQLYVLLPVMDDAKHYWMAPDEVDKLIRAGEGWLAAHPDRGAITRRYLANRRSLVQSALGRLADAEEAPDEELDPVEVEEEGPAAEEGQEEAAPEEASVSLAELRLRSVVRALHDEDARRVIDLGCGSGKLLARLAGDEFFTEISGSDVSYRALGHASRRLRLDKRPRRENDRVQDVFQGALTYADERFRGYEAAVLMEVIEHIDPPRLSAVERVVFGHASPRVVVVTTPNAEHNVRYEGLAPGAMRHPDHRFEWTRPEFRAWADRVAAEHGYRVRHVPVGDDDPEVGAPTQMGVFTR
- a CDS encoding glycoside hydrolase domain-containing protein; this encodes MAVFGVDYAWGRPGAPALERAGAKFACRYLSHDTTGKNLTREEADELSGAGIWLVVVWESTARRPLDGRSAGAADARAAAAQAKACGMPDDRPIYFAADWDATSGQQDEINAYLDGAASVLGRDRVGLYGGHGPVKRAFDAKKITFGWQTYAWSGGRWDARAQLQQYSNDHTINGVGVDYDRGVKSDYGQWRVGVSPQGEDDMPDYVSVGTGGDHQELPPGKWTEVTWSKEYSDKEHQHNDPGGPSLLTGSARYSLSVSAALSGVPAGTLIQARVVEVADGDASDYQIGPVQDFISVGDTTNLVYGLAADTVEAGKRVRFQLLHQGAAAATIAKASAKVFFWR
- a CDS encoding GNAT family N-acetyltransferase → MIEIRDVPEADAGLMVDFAGMVFHVPVEELDRERDGWPAVRAERIGAFDGETKVGQLAALPMRLAVPGGLLDCSAVTFVGVLPTHRRRGILTSMMDRMDADAIAAGRPVAALWASQGAIYGRYGFGLATWAIDLEVTTSSPLEFRTTPDDRPLRLLEAASAPEVLDPIHRRSLRPGGLVRDPEWWGKAILRPVDRDSPGYTAPRIVVHPAGYVVYRVREGTVRVVDLVADTPQAEAALWKFLASIDLTSRIEALGRPVDDLLPHLVADPDRVTVKREFGALWLRLIDVPASLRARSWATEDAFVLEIEDPRVQANAGRWRLTTGAAPGCERSDEAPDLSFSAADLAAVYLGGQSPVTLVRIGAVAEHTPGAAARLEAALAVPLAPYINDDF
- a CDS encoding TIGR02452 family protein; its protein translation is MSRHPRRMTAQETVAILERGDYTAPSGRAVSIADDLADAVRRTVLYRPEELDALLKRLPPADPGTRTRIEVTGETTLAAARRLRAPGTTPFALNFASAKNPGGGFLNGAHAQEEGLARSSGLYESLCSAREYYDFHRAQGDLLYSDHMIYSPDVPVFREDSGRLLEEPYGVAFLTSPAPNRGAIRDAAKTEQIPAALRLRARKVLAVALANGHGRIVLGAWGCGVFRNDPAEVAEVFAEALRPGGEFADRFEHVVFAVWDTAAGAPRHAAFERVFA